DNA from Synechococcus sp. CBW1108:
ACACTCAAGCTGGCTGCTGCAGCTGCCGAAGCCTTCGCGCCCCATCTGCTGCTGCATCGCTTCTGCCCTGGCGGCCCGCTCGGGCTGGCCCTGGGGCAGCTGGGCCAGATGGGCGAGTTTGGCGGCCACAAACAAACTGGCCGAGGCGTTGCGGCAACTGGCCACGCAGGCGCCGCAGCCGATGCAGGTGGCGGTCTCAAAGGCTGAAGCCGCCTGGTCGCGGCCGACCAAAATGGCATTGGCATCCGGGGCATTGCCGGTGTTCACCGAGCAGAAGCCCCCCGCTTCGATCAGGCGATCAAGGGCACTGCGATCCACGACCAGATCCTGAATCGGGGGAAAGGCTTTCGCCTGCCAGGGCGCGAGCACCAGGGTGTCGCCATCGTTGAAGCGGCGCAGATACAGCTGGCACACCGTGGTGGCTGCCTGGGGGCCGTGGGCCTGACCGTTGACCAGAAAGCCACAGCTGCCGCATATCCCTTCGCGGCAATCGTGCTCAAAGCCCACCGGCCTCTCCCCGGCGCTGATCAGCTGTTCATTGAGCAGATCCAGCGCCTCGAGCAGGGAGAGATCGGCTGAAACCCGCTCCAGCCGGTAGCTTGCGTAGGCACCGGGCGATTCGGGGCTGCGCTGGCGCCAGATCCGCAGGGTCAGGGAAATCAGACCACTCATTGGTAGTTGCGGGTGCTCGGCTGGAGCAGGCTGAAGCTCAGGGGTTCTTGGTGCCGGATCGGAGCAGCGCCCGGCCGGTGTTCCCAGGCTGCGATGTGGGCGAAGTGTTGATCGTCGCGGACGGCCTCGCCCCCGGAGCTCTGGTGCTCCTCGCGGAAATGGGCCCCGCAGGATTCCTCCCGGGCCAGGGCATCGCGCAGCATCAGCTGGGCCAGGCCGAAGAAATCACTGAGCCTCAGGGCCTTCTCCAGTTCCCCATTGGGCTCATGGGCGCCGCCTGGCACCCGCAGGTCGCGCTGGAACTGGGCTTCCAGCTCGGCCACCGCTGCCAGGCCGGCCTGCAGGCCGGCGGCACTGCGAATGATGCCGCAGTGCTCCAGCATCAGCTGGCCCAGTGCCCGATGGAAGCTGTCCACCGGCCTGGTGCCAGCCACCGCCAGCAGGGCCTCGATCCGCCCTTGGGCCCGCTGGCCCGCTTCCAGGCAGGCCTCCCGGACAGCGGGATCATCTGGGCCAATCGCCGTGGCCCCCTGCTCGGCGAGCCAGGCTGTCACGGTGGCTGGAGCAATGAAGTAGCCATCAGCCAGGCCCTGCATCAGGGCACTGGCACCGAGCCGGTTGGCCCCATGCTCGGAGAAGTTGGCCTCACCGAGCACAAACAGGCCCGGGATCGAACTCATCAGGTGATAGTCCACCCACAGACCGCCCATGGTGTAATGCGGCGCGGGGTAGATGCGCATCGGTGCGGCCATCGGATCTACCCCGGTAATCCGCTGATACATCTCAAACAAATTGCCGTAGCGGGTTTCAATGATTTCGGAGCCCTGGCTGGCAATGGCGTCATGGAAATCGAGATAGACCGAGCGGCCGCCCTGCCCCACCCCATGGCCTCCATCGCAGAGCTCCCGGGCCCGTCTGGAGGCCACATCCCTAGGCACCATGTTGCCGTAGCTGGGATATTGGCGCTCGAGGAAATAATCGCGCTCGGCTTCCGGAATCTGATCCGGCGGGCGGCGGTCGCCAGCTTTGAGCGGTAACCAGACCCGGCCGTCGTTGCGCAGGCTCTCGCTCATCAAGGTGAGCTTGCTCTGGTAGGCATCGCCGCTGGGAATGCAGGTGGGATGGATCTGGGTGAAACAGGGGTTGGCAAACAACGCCCCCTCCAGGTGGGCTCGCCAGATCGCACTCGCATTCGATTTGAGGGCGTTGGTGGAGAGGTAGTAGACGTTGGTGTAGCCCCCACTGGCCAGCACCACGGCATTGGCGGTGTAGGTCTCGAGCTCGCCGCTGAGCAGGTTGCGGCACACCACCCCGCGGGCCACCCCATCCAGGGTGACCAGCTCCAACATCTCGCGCCGGGTGAGCAACTCGACCCGCCCCGCCGCCACCTGGCGCATCAGGGCCTGGTAGGCGCCATAGAGCAGCTGCTGGCCGGTCTGGCCGCGGGCGTAGAAGGTGCGGCTCACCTGGGAGCCGCCGAAATTGCGGTTGGCCAGGGTGCCGCCATATTCCCGGGCAAAGGGCACCCCCTGGGCGACGCACTGGTCGATGATCGCGCCACTGATTTCGGCCAGGCGGTAACAACCGGCCTCCCGGGCCCGAAAGTCTCCCCCCTTGAGCGTGTCGGCAAACAGGCGCTCGACGCTGTCACCGTCGTTGGCGTAGTTCTTGGCGGCATTGATACCCCCCTGGGCGGCCACCGAATGGGCCCGCCGCGGGCTGTCGTGGAAGGTGACCAGCTGCACCTGGTAGCCCTGCTCCGCCAGGCTGGCCGCCGCGGCCGATCCGGCCAGCCCGCTGCCCACCACCACGATCCGCAATTGGCGCTTGCGCAGCGGGCTGATCAGGGGCAACCCGTCTCTAGTGCGGCGCCAGGCCGTGGCCAGGGGCCCGGTGGGCAGGCGCGGATCGGGCAGGCAGCTCATGCCAGCCACCCCACAGCCCGCCCGTTCAGCAGCAGCGCCACCAGCAGAAAGCCGCTGCCCAGCAGCAGTGCCACCGCCCGCCCAGCCGTGCGGATGGCCCCGCCATTGGCTCGATTCAGCAGGCCCAGGCTGCGATGGGCAGCCTCCGCTCCATGCAGCAGGTGCAGGCCCGCCGCCAGGCCTGCTGCCCCATAGAGCAGGGCCCACCAAGGCTGGCCCAGCACTTCTAGCAGTCGGGCCAGCTCCAGCCCAGCCGGGGGCCGGGGCCAGCGCAACTGCGCCAGGTGCACCGCCAGGAACAGCAGCAGGATTGCGGCGCTGAGGGGCAGGCTGCGGGCCGCCCAGGCCCCCCAGCGATCGGCCCGCCGCGAGACCAACGCCGATCGATTGCCCGCCTGGCGATTGGCCACCAGCTTCCAGGCGGTCAGCCCCAGGTGACCCACCAGGGTCGCACCGAGCAGCCCTTCAGCCGGAAGCAACCAGGGGCTTTGGTGCAGGGCGGTGGCATAGGCTTCAAACGCCGGCGGTTGCAGCAGGACCAGGCTTACCCCGGCCAGGTGCAGCAGTAGAAATAACACCAGCAGCGAGCCTGATCCGGCGATCCAAGCTGCAACGGCGGACGGGGGCACTGCGGATCAAGCCATCAGGCTGGGGCCAGAAGGCCAGTATCGCCCTTGGCATCTGCCGGCCGCGAGAGGCTGGTACGCGTGAACTAAAATAATCGCCTTTGCGGCGTTCCCTTGGCCCCCGGCAGCCCAGCCGCCAGCTTCACCGCCCAGCTGATCCGCTGTCCGGCCAGCACCGTCTTGCTGCGGGTGAGTGGTGAGTCGATGCAGGGGGCCGGCATCAGCCACGGCGACCTGCTGATCGTGGATCGGGGCCTGGAGGCCCGGGCGGGCCAGGTGGTGGTGGCCTGGCTTGAGGGAGGCTTCACCCTCAAGCGCCTGGTGCGGCACCGGGGCCGGTGGCGCCTGGAGGCCGCCCATCCCGCCTATCCGCCCCTGGAGCTGGCCCCCTCTGGCCGCCCGCATATCTGGGGGGTGGCCCTGCATGTGATCCGCACCCATGGGGCGTGACGCGATCGTGCTGATCGACGGCAACAATTTCTACGCCTCCTGCGAGGCGTTGCTGGATCCGGCCGTGCTCGGCCGGCCCCTGGTGGTGCTCTCCAACAACGACGGCTGCGTCGTGTCGCGCAGCGCCGAAGCCCGGGCCCTGGGGATTCGCATGGGCCAGCCCTACTTCCAGGTGCGGCGGGAACTGGAACGCCAGGGCGTGGTGGTGCGCAGCTCCAATTACGCCCTCTATGCCGACCTGAGCCAGCGGCTGATGGCCGTGCTGGAGGAGTGGGTGGAGGTGCTGGAGATCTATTCAATCGATGAGGCCTTCGGCCGCCTGAAGCGGCCGGCGGGCAATGCTGACCTGGGCGACTGGGGCCGGCAGCTGCGCCTCGACGTGCAACGCCGGCTGGGGCTGCCGGTGGCGGTGGGCATCGCCCCCACCAAGGTGCTGGCCAAGCTGGCCAACAAAATCGCCAAAACCAGCCCAGCGGAAGGGGGCGTCTTCGACTTCAGCAGCAGCGCCGATCCAGATCGCCAGCTCGAAGCGATCGCCATCGAAGACGTCTGGGGCATCGGCCGCCAGCTCTCCCGCTGGTGCCGGCTGCGGGGCATCAGCCATGCCCGCGCCCTGCGCGACATGCCCAGCGGCGAACTGCGGCGCCGCTGCGGCGTTGTGGGTGTGCGCCTGCAGCAGGAGTTGCGCGGCCACGCCTGTTTGCCCCTGGAGCTGGTGCCGCCCGCCAAGCGGGAAACCTGCGTGAGCCGCAGCTTCAGCCAGCCGATCACCAGCCAGGCCCAGCTAAAGGAGGCGATCGCCACCTACCTGAGCCGGGCGGCGGAGAAGTTACGACGCCAGCGGCAACGGACTGGGGCCGTCACGGTGTTCGTGCGCAGCAGCC
Protein-coding regions in this window:
- a CDS encoding succinate dehydrogenase/fumarate reductase iron-sulfur subunit, producing MSGLISLTLRIWRQRSPESPGAYASYRLERVSADLSLLEALDLLNEQLISAGERPVGFEHDCREGICGSCGFLVNGQAHGPQAATTVCQLYLRRFNDGDTLVLAPWQAKAFPPIQDLVVDRSALDRLIEAGGFCSVNTGNAPDANAILVGRDQAASAFETATCIGCGACVASCRNASASLFVAAKLAHLAQLPQGQPERAARAEAMQQQMGREGFGSCSSQLECEAVCPKQISADWISWMHGERRRAAGSGG
- a CDS encoding fumarate reductase/succinate dehydrogenase flavoprotein subunit, with amino-acid sequence MSCLPDPRLPTGPLATAWRRTRDGLPLISPLRKRQLRIVVVGSGLAGSAAAASLAEQGYQVQLVTFHDSPRRAHSVAAQGGINAAKNYANDGDSVERLFADTLKGGDFRAREAGCYRLAEISGAIIDQCVAQGVPFAREYGGTLANRNFGGSQVSRTFYARGQTGQQLLYGAYQALMRQVAAGRVELLTRREMLELVTLDGVARGVVCRNLLSGELETYTANAVVLASGGYTNVYYLSTNALKSNASAIWRAHLEGALFANPCFTQIHPTCIPSGDAYQSKLTLMSESLRNDGRVWLPLKAGDRRPPDQIPEAERDYFLERQYPSYGNMVPRDVASRRARELCDGGHGVGQGGRSVYLDFHDAIASQGSEIIETRYGNLFEMYQRITGVDPMAAPMRIYPAPHYTMGGLWVDYHLMSSIPGLFVLGEANFSEHGANRLGASALMQGLADGYFIAPATVTAWLAEQGATAIGPDDPAVREACLEAGQRAQGRIEALLAVAGTRPVDSFHRALGQLMLEHCGIIRSAAGLQAGLAAVAELEAQFQRDLRVPGGAHEPNGELEKALRLSDFFGLAQLMLRDALAREESCGAHFREEHQSSGGEAVRDDQHFAHIAAWEHRPGAAPIRHQEPLSFSLLQPSTRNYQ
- a CDS encoding succinate dehydrogenase cytochrome b subunit, with the translated sequence MLFLLLHLAGVSLVLLQPPAFEAYATALHQSPWLLPAEGLLGATLVGHLGLTAWKLVANRQAGNRSALVSRRADRWGAWAARSLPLSAAILLLFLAVHLAQLRWPRPPAGLELARLLEVLGQPWWALLYGAAGLAAGLHLLHGAEAAHRSLGLLNRANGGAIRTAGRAVALLLGSGFLLVALLLNGRAVGWLA
- a CDS encoding LexA family transcriptional regulator codes for the protein MAPGSPAASFTAQLIRCPASTVLLRVSGESMQGAGISHGDLLIVDRGLEARAGQVVVAWLEGGFTLKRLVRHRGRWRLEAAHPAYPPLELAPSGRPHIWGVALHVIRTHGA
- a CDS encoding Y-family DNA polymerase, with product MGRDAIVLIDGNNFYASCEALLDPAVLGRPLVVLSNNDGCVVSRSAEARALGIRMGQPYFQVRRELERQGVVVRSSNYALYADLSQRLMAVLEEWVEVLEIYSIDEAFGRLKRPAGNADLGDWGRQLRLDVQRRLGLPVAVGIAPTKVLAKLANKIAKTSPAEGGVFDFSSSADPDRQLEAIAIEDVWGIGRQLSRWCRLRGISHARALRDMPSGELRRRCGVVGVRLQQELRGHACLPLELVPPAKRETCVSRSFSQPITSQAQLKEAIATYLSRAAEKLRRQRQRTGAVTVFVRSSPFNGTSLYSNGATVILPVASNDTTVLLQAALPLVQQLFRPHKPLQKAGVLMQELQDEATLQHHLLVPLPPEQQRRRAALMATIDRLNRHYGSGTIQWAAAGLHTPWQMRRSQLSGAATTRLEAIPVVHA